In Anguilla rostrata isolate EN2019 chromosome 1, ASM1855537v3, whole genome shotgun sequence, a genomic segment contains:
- the LOC135236181 gene encoding uncharacterized protein LOC135236181, with the protein MDAERQAARAFGVPRPEKRRATPHLRSLSSYSRRIVCESADGWPSFSRSLQAPFCNMKIKIVNSRPPPPPPLSGKRRLDDSALEEGGSTPPRKRLAVSASTPGLGGAPDARGGPLGRSQAPPWSPVKALEARSLSMIRKAVGGVASGRAAPRSRPDPVTAGGGVPCAPSRGEAGSEGAPPRNALPRPESPVPSPDPGVPRAAGEVDADHAFDFDIEDILSLSPICSGASDDSEGIEAFIESCHSFYESSHAQSHAHSPADHAHSPAGHAQGPADHTHSPAVHAHSPAVHTHSPDGHTHSPVGHAQGPDGHAHSPAGRGGGGRKEPLSLDEGYFSRSYREALRRRPGGVGQRLEVSPLQRSSLALGAGPPSSSHEQVAVFGGGALPSPALCRNLLSSLDDAAQPGAARALQGVEGVGEGAGFSVGAPLFESWLRRGSFSEGNREAGGRGMTVKVELAERTWPSPCKENTGSPGDKGEPSNSAQLSPVQVRSVVVVPQKRADQDDAKPGREHLRRPVVYDREADWEREKELYVAAVTSHMADSTPCGGGVMTELVNLMKTVARQGVGNGNEPWQHPSDLTRRNYGGGAGKARISLDEWQQRNRTTHCRFADVPPEFQRTPVPQSHSA; encoded by the exons ATGGACGCTGAACGGCAGGCTGCTCGGGCGTTCGGGGTGCCCCGCCCCGAAAAGAGGCGAGCCACACCCCACCTCCGGTCGCTCTCCTCCTACTCGCGCCGGATCGTGTGCGAGAGCGCGGACGGCTGGCCCAGCTTCAGCCGCAGCCTGCAGGCCCCCTTCTGCAACATGAAGATCAAGATCGTCAACagccggccgccgccgccgccgccgcttaGCGGTAAGAGGCGCCTGGACGACTCGGCCCTGGAGGAGGGCGGCAGCACCCCCCCGAGGAAGCGTTTGGCTGTGAGCGCCTCCACCCCGGGCCTGGGGGGCGCCCCGGACGCCCGCGGGGGACCTTTGGGCAGAAGCCAGGCCCCCCCCTGGTCCCCCGTTAAAGCCCTGGAAGCCCGGAGTCTGAGCATGATCAGGAAGGCGGTCGGGGGCGTGGCGTCGGGGCGAGCCGCGCCTCGCTCGCGGCCGGACCCCGTCACCGCGGGCGGGGGTGTTCCGTGCGCGCCGTCCCGCGGCGAAGCCGGGTCCGAGGGAGCCCCGCCCCGGAACGCCCTCCCCCGTCCCGAGAGCCCCGTCCCGAGCCCGGACCCGGGCGTCCCGCGGGCGGCGGGCGAGGTGGACGCGGACCACGCCTTCGACTTCGACATCGAGGACATCCTGTCCCTCAGCCCCATATGCAGCGGGGCCAGCGACGACAGCGAGGGCATCGAGGCCTTCATCGAGAGCTGCCACAGCTTCTACGAGAGCAGCCACGCCCAGAGCCACGCCCATAGCCCTGCTGACCACGCCCATAGCCCTGCTGGCCACGCCCAAGGCCCTGCTGACCACACCCATAGCCCTGCTGTCCACGCCCACAGCCCTGCTGTCCACACCCACAGCCCTGatggccacacccacagccctgTTGGCCATGCCCAAGGCCCTGATGGCCATGCCCATAGCcctgcagggaggggcgggggtgggcggAAGGAGCCGCTCTCCTTAGACGAGGGCTACTTCTCGCGGTCGTACCGCGAGGCGCTGAGGAGAAGGCCCGGGGGCGTCGGGCAGCGCCTGGAGGTCAGCCCCCTGCAGCGCAGCTCGCTggccctgggggcggggccgccgtCGTCCAGTCATGAGCAGGTGGCTGTgttcgggggcggggccttgcCAAGCCCCGCTCTGTGCAGAAACCTGCTGTCGTCTCTGGACGACGCGGCCCAGCCGGGGGCCGCCCGGGCGCtgcagggggtggagggtgtcggggagggggcggggtttagcgTGGGGGCCCCCCTGTTCGAGTCCTGGCTGAGGCGGGGCTCTTTTTCGGAGGGGAACCGCgaggctggggggcggggcatgacGGTGAAGGTGGAGCTGGCCGAGCGGACCTGGCCGTCTCCCTGCAAGGAGAACACAGGGTCCCCGGGGGACAAGGGGGAGCCCTCCAACAGCGCTCAGCTGTCACCTGTCCag GTGAGATCGGTGGTGGTGGTTCCGCAGAAGAGGGCGGATCAAGACGACGCCAAACCGGGGCGCGAGCATCTCAGGAG GCCGGTGGTGTATGACAGGGAGGCAGACTGGGAGCGTGAGAAGGAGCTGTACGTGGCTGCGGTCACCAGCCACATGGCTGACAGCACCCCCTGTGGAGGAG GAGTGATGACGGAGCTCGTCAACCTCATGAAGACGGTCGCCAGGCAGGGGGTGGGCAACGGCAACGAGCCATGGCAACACCCGTCTGACCTCACACGCAG AAACTACGGGGGCGGCGCCGGAAAGGCCCGGATCTCTCTGGACGAATGGCAGCAGCGGAACCGGACGACTCACTGCCGATTCGCCGACGTGCCCCCCGAATTCCAGCGGACCCCCGTCCCGCAATCTCATAGCGCCTGA